In the genome of Flavobacterium panacagri, one region contains:
- a CDS encoding thiamine phosphate synthase → MYSKLQYISQGETIETQLYNIHQALDAGCNWVQMRFKNQTAQDTFTLAEAVKLLCEEYLATFIVNDDLHLAKRIAADGVHLGLTDTKIDEARAILGSTKIIGGTANTFEDIHNHVQNGCDYIGLGPFRFTATKEKLSPILGLSGYFDILQKMKKNKIEIPVYTIGGITLRDVSPLMETGIHGIAVSGIITESLEKKILIQQLNEKLYANVIV, encoded by the coding sequence ATGTATAGCAAACTGCAATATATTTCGCAAGGCGAAACCATCGAAACACAACTGTACAACATTCATCAAGCTCTTGATGCCGGATGCAATTGGGTTCAAATGCGATTTAAAAACCAAACTGCGCAAGATACTTTCACTTTAGCAGAAGCAGTAAAACTTTTATGTGAAGAATATTTGGCAACTTTTATTGTAAATGATGATTTACATCTTGCCAAAAGAATTGCTGCAGACGGAGTTCACTTAGGCCTAACCGACACAAAAATTGACGAAGCACGAGCCATTTTAGGCTCAACAAAAATCATAGGTGGCACTGCTAATACTTTTGAAGACATTCATAATCATGTTCAAAATGGTTGTGATTATATTGGTTTAGGACCTTTTCGTTTTACTGCCACAAAAGAAAAATTAAGTCCGATTTTAGGATTATCGGGCTATTTTGATATTCTTCAGAAAATGAAAAAAAATAAAATTGAAATTCCTGTTTATACTATCGGCGGTATTACACTGCGAGATGTAAGTCCGTTAATGGAAACAGGGATTCATGGAATTGCAGTTTCTGGAATCATCACAGAAAGTCTGGAAAAGAAAATATTAATTCAACAATTAAACGAAAAATTATATGCAAACGTCATTGTTTAA
- a CDS encoding DUF3127 domain-containing protein: MEVTGKVKVVNPEQQVSASFKKRELVVTTEEQYPQHILIEFTQDKCDLLSSYKQGEAVKVSINLRGREWVNPQGETRYFNSIQGWRIERLADAAPTQAPPMPTAETFAPATNVSDDEPDDLPF; the protein is encoded by the coding sequence ATGGAAGTTACAGGAAAAGTAAAAGTGGTTAACCCAGAGCAGCAAGTTAGTGCCTCATTCAAAAAAAGAGAATTAGTTGTTACTACTGAGGAGCAGTATCCACAACATATTTTAATCGAATTTACACAAGACAAATGCGATTTATTGAGTAGCTATAAACAAGGAGAGGCAGTAAAAGTTTCTATCAATTTAAGAGGAAGAGAATGGGTTAATCCACAAGGAGAAACTAGATATTTCAATAGTATTCAAGGTTGGAGAATCGAAAGATTAGCAGACGCTGCACCTACACAAGCACCACCAATGCCAACTGCAGAAACTTTTGCTCCAGCAACAAATGTAAGTGACGACGAACCAGACGATTTACCGTTCTAA
- a CDS encoding DNA-3-methyladenine glycosylase I — protein sequence MEDKIRCGWCTSSDLYKKYHDEEWGVPVYDDPTLFEFLILETFQAGLSWITILNKRENFRAAFDYFDYQKVAQYSEEKIQELMQNTGIIRNKLKIKAAVSNAQAFMKVQEEFGSFSDYIWKYTDGKPIINNPKNSKEVPATTPLSDEISKDLKKRGFKFVGSTVIYAHMQATGMVNDHAEDCFIRKGK from the coding sequence ATGGAAGATAAGATTAGATGCGGCTGGTGTACCTCAAGCGATTTATACAAAAAATACCATGATGAAGAATGGGGAGTTCCAGTTTATGACGATCCTACTCTATTTGAGTTTTTAATTCTGGAGACTTTTCAAGCAGGACTAAGCTGGATTACGATTTTAAATAAAAGAGAAAACTTTAGAGCCGCTTTTGATTATTTTGATTACCAAAAAGTAGCTCAATATTCTGAAGAAAAAATCCAAGAATTAATGCAGAATACTGGCATTATCCGAAACAAATTAAAAATTAAAGCGGCAGTTTCCAACGCTCAGGCTTTTATGAAGGTTCAGGAAGAATTTGGCAGTTTTTCCGATTATATTTGGAAATATACTGATGGAAAACCTATCATAAACAATCCAAAAAACTCAAAAGAAGTTCCAGCCACTACTCCACTTTCAGATGAAATCAGCAAAGATTTGAAAAAAAGAGGATTTAAATTTGTTGGTTCCACCGTTATTTACGCGCACATGCAAGCCACCGGAATGGTCAATGATCACGCGGAAGATTGCTTTATCCGCAAGGGAAAATAG
- a CDS encoding thiazole synthase, which translates to MQTSLFNIGDKSFKSRLFLGTGKFGSNEEMEGAILASESELVTVALKRIDLETDTDAILSHLKHPNINLLPNTSGARNAKEAVFAAQLAREALETNWVKLEIHPDPKYLMPDPIETLKATEELAKLGFFVLPYIHADPVLCKHLESAGTSAVMPLGSPIGSNKGLKTIDFLEIIIEQSNVPVIVDAGIGAPSDAAKAMEIGADAVLVNTAIAVAGNPKLMAEAFKEAVIAGRKAFEAKVGNQQNYASASSPLTSFLYD; encoded by the coding sequence ATGCAAACGTCATTGTTTAATATTGGAGATAAAAGCTTCAAATCCCGTTTGTTTTTAGGAACGGGAAAATTTGGATCGAATGAAGAAATGGAGGGTGCCATTTTAGCATCAGAAAGTGAATTGGTTACAGTTGCACTTAAACGCATTGATTTGGAAACGGATACTGATGCTATTTTGTCTCATTTAAAACATCCTAATATTAATTTGCTTCCTAATACTTCGGGAGCGCGAAATGCCAAAGAAGCCGTTTTCGCAGCACAATTGGCTCGTGAAGCATTAGAAACAAACTGGGTAAAACTGGAAATTCATCCTGATCCTAAATATTTAATGCCGGATCCGATTGAGACTTTAAAAGCTACTGAAGAATTGGCAAAACTTGGTTTTTTTGTTTTGCCTTACATTCACGCTGATCCTGTTTTGTGCAAACATTTAGAAAGCGCGGGAACCTCAGCAGTTATGCCTTTGGGTTCGCCAATTGGAAGCAATAAAGGTTTAAAAACAATTGATTTTTTAGAAATTATAATCGAACAAAGCAATGTTCCTGTTATTGTTGACGCTGGAATTGGCGCTCCATCTGATGCTGCAAAAGCCATGGAAATTGGTGCCGATGCTGTTTTGGTAAACACCGCAATTGCCGTAGCCGGAAACCCAAAATTAATGGCTGAGGCTTTTAAGGAGGCTGTTATAGCAGGAAGAAAAGCTTTTGAAGCTAAAGTTGGCAATCAGCAGAATTATGCTTCGGCTTCTAGCCCTTTGACTTCATTTTTATATGACTAA
- a CDS encoding HesA/MoeB/ThiF family protein codes for MSIIQEFLRYNRQTILPEIGDEGQEKLKKARVLVIGAGGLGCPILQYIATAGVGFIGIMDFDTIEIHNLQRQILYTENEIGQQKAIVAREVVSKLNPLIETVSINEKLTVENGSQIIEQFDIIVDGSDNFTTRYLVNDTCVKLGKPLVYGSILKFEGQIAVFNYNGSKNLRDLFPEMPDPKDVPNCNLNGVLGTLPGIIGNMMAHETLKLILELPSLKNEIIIFNTLHWNFTKLNF; via the coding sequence ATGAGCATTATACAAGAATTCCTTCGTTACAACAGACAAACAATTCTCCCTGAAATTGGTGATGAAGGACAGGAAAAATTAAAAAAAGCACGAGTTTTAGTAATTGGCGCAGGGGGTTTGGGCTGTCCGATTTTACAATATATTGCAACCGCTGGAGTTGGTTTTATAGGAATTATGGATTTTGATACGATTGAAATCCACAATTTGCAAAGGCAGATTTTATATACCGAAAATGAAATTGGTCAACAAAAAGCTATTGTTGCCAGAGAAGTTGTTTCTAAACTAAATCCATTAATTGAAACGGTTTCTATAAATGAGAAGCTAACAGTTGAAAATGGTTCTCAAATTATTGAGCAATTTGATATAATTGTCGATGGTTCAGACAATTTTACAACGCGTTATTTAGTAAATGATACTTGTGTAAAACTTGGAAAACCCTTGGTTTACGGAAGTATTTTGAAATTTGAAGGTCAGATTGCGGTTTTCAATTATAATGGAAGTAAAAATCTTCGTGATTTATTTCCTGAAATGCCTGATCCAAAAGATGTTCCGAATTGTAATTTAAATGGCGTATTGGGAACTCTTCCCGGAATTATTGGCAATATGATGGCGCATGAAACGCTGAAATTAATTTTGGAATTACCTTCTTTAAAAAATGAAATTATAATTTTTAATACGCTGCATTGGAATTTTACGAAACTGAATTTCTAG
- the aat gene encoding leucyl/phenylalanyl-tRNA--protein transferase: MYFLFDNLYFPPVTEADEEGILAVGGDLSPERLKLAYKRGIFPWFNEGESILWWAPDPRMVLFLDELNVSKSMRNILNRNVFTVTFNTHFREVILNCQQILRDGQDGTWISDEIVESYCELHNQGIAKSVEVWQDEVLVGGLYGIDLGHIFCGESMFSKVSNASKVGFISLVNHLRKENYKLLDCQVYNPHLDSLGCREIDREEFMTILNSK; this comes from the coding sequence ATGTATTTTTTATTTGATAATTTATATTTCCCTCCAGTCACAGAAGCTGATGAAGAAGGCATATTGGCAGTGGGCGGTGATTTAAGTCCCGAACGATTAAAACTTGCTTATAAAAGAGGTATTTTTCCTTGGTTTAATGAGGGAGAATCCATTCTTTGGTGGGCTCCAGATCCGCGTATGGTTTTGTTTCTAGATGAACTGAATGTTTCCAAAAGCATGCGTAACATTTTGAACCGCAATGTTTTTACTGTTACCTTTAATACTCATTTTAGAGAAGTGATTTTAAATTGCCAGCAGATATTAAGAGATGGTCAGGATGGAACATGGATTTCAGATGAAATAGTCGAATCCTATTGTGAACTCCATAATCAAGGAATTGCAAAATCGGTTGAGGTTTGGCAGGATGAGGTTTTGGTAGGAGGTTTGTACGGAATTGACCTAGGCCATATTTTTTGTGGTGAAAGTATGTTTTCTAAAGTGTCCAATGCTTCGAAAGTGGGTTTTATATCTTTAGTGAATCATCTAAGAAAAGAAAATTATAAATTACTGGATTGTCAGGTTTATAACCCTCATTTAGACAGTTTGGGCTGTCGTGAAATTGACCGCGAAGAGTTTATGACTATTTTAAACAGCAAATAA
- the thiS gene encoding sulfur carrier protein ThiS produces the protein MELKINQQTKFFNAESLSVQSLLDLEIPQKQNGIAVAINNTVVPKTKWNEFFVQETDEVLIISATQGG, from the coding sequence ATGGAACTAAAAATCAATCAACAAACTAAATTTTTCAATGCTGAATCGCTAAGCGTTCAATCATTGCTCGATCTCGAAATTCCGCAAAAACAAAACGGAATCGCTGTTGCTATTAACAACACCGTTGTTCCAAAAACCAAATGGAACGAATTCTTCGTACAAGAAACTGATGAAGTTCTAATTATTTCTGCCACACAGGGAGGTTAA
- a CDS encoding MOSC domain-containing protein, translated as MSMSHVVTEIYIYPIKSLAGISLQSAKAEEMGFENDRRWMLIDAENQMLTQREHRIMSQFYPQISDVKISITFENKKHEFSIDESLENTIEVNVWDDQSEVVEVSHETSKWFSQHLGFECKLVKILKNGARKHESSRLQETFNVSLADGYPYLLIGTESLDFLNEKLEEKITIKRFRPNIVVSTKKAHEEDDFTTFKIGDVQFKNIKPCGRCVMVNNDPENGRLKKEPLKTLSKYRNVNNSVLFGTNIISLNSGNIKVGDVLVF; from the coding sequence ATGAGTATGAGTCATGTTGTAACAGAAATTTATATTTATCCGATTAAAAGCCTTGCCGGAATTAGTCTTCAGTCTGCAAAAGCCGAAGAAATGGGATTTGAAAACGACCGAAGATGGATGTTGATTGATGCCGAAAATCAGATGCTGACACAAAGAGAACATCGTATTATGAGTCAGTTTTATCCGCAGATTTCGGATGTAAAAATCAGTATTACTTTTGAGAATAAAAAACATGAATTTTCTATTGATGAATCTTTAGAAAATACAATTGAAGTAAATGTCTGGGATGATCAAAGCGAAGTGGTTGAGGTAAGTCATGAAACTTCAAAATGGTTCAGCCAGCATTTAGGTTTTGAATGTAAATTGGTCAAAATACTTAAAAACGGAGCCCGTAAACATGAAAGCTCTAGATTACAAGAAACATTCAACGTAAGTTTGGCAGATGGTTATCCTTATTTATTGATTGGAACAGAAAGCCTTGATTTTTTAAATGAGAAACTAGAGGAGAAAATCACCATTAAAAGATTTCGTCCCAACATTGTCGTAAGCACAAAAAAAGCTCATGAAGAAGATGATTTTACAACTTTCAAAATTGGAGATGTTCAGTTTAAAAACATAAAACCATGCGGAAGATGTGTTATGGTAAATAATGATCCAGAAAATGGACGTTTAAAAAAAGAACCTTTAAAAACGTTAAGTAAATACAGAAATGTAAATAATTCAGTTTTATTTGGCACTAACATCATAAGTTTAAACTCTGGAAATATTAAGGTTGGAGATGTACTTGTTTTCTAG
- the thiC gene encoding phosphomethylpyrimidine synthase ThiC, producing MTTEEQISRTPFPNSKKVYIDGEIHPIKVAMREIALSDTKLSNGGVEKNPPVTVYDTSGPYTDPNVEIDIRKGLPRLRESWILDRNDVEILSEITSDYGQSRLKDETLNHLRFEYLHQPKRAKKGANVTQLYYAKQGIITPEMEYIAIRENQRIELLNEQTKAMQCQHSGHSFGANTPKSKITPEFVRSEVACGRAIIPNNINHPESEPMIVGRNFLVKINANIGNSAVTSSIEEEVEKAVWACRWGADTIMDLSTGKNIHETREWIIRNSPVPIGTVPIYQALEKVKGIAEDLTWEIFRDTLIEQAEQGVSYFTIHAGVLLRYIHLTANRVTGIVSRGGSIMAKWCLFHHKENFLYTHFEEICEIMKQYDVAFSLGDGLRPGSIADANDAAQFAELETLGELTKIAWKHDVQVFIEGPGHVPMHMIKENMDKQLEHCHEAPFYTLGPLTTDIAPGYDHITSAIGAAMIGWYGCAMLCYVTPKEHLGLPNKKDVKDGVITYKISAHAADLAKGHPGAQYRDNALSKARFEFRWEDQFNLALDPDTAREFHDETLPADGAKVAHFCSMCGPKFCSMKISQEIRDVAAAEKGMQEKSEEFIEQGKEIYI from the coding sequence ATGACTACAGAAGAACAAATTTCCAGAACCCCATTTCCAAATTCTAAAAAAGTTTATATCGATGGAGAAATTCATCCAATAAAAGTAGCTATGCGAGAAATCGCTTTAAGCGATACTAAACTTTCAAACGGAGGCGTTGAGAAAAATCCTCCCGTAACTGTATATGATACTTCTGGGCCTTACACTGATCCAAATGTTGAGATTGATATTCGAAAAGGATTACCGCGCTTACGCGAAAGCTGGATTCTTGATCGAAATGATGTCGAAATTTTAAGCGAGATAACTTCAGATTACGGTCAAAGCCGATTAAAAGATGAAACGCTAAATCATTTACGATTTGAATATCTGCATCAGCCAAAACGCGCCAAAAAAGGTGCAAACGTCACACAATTATATTATGCCAAACAAGGAATAATTACTCCTGAAATGGAATATATCGCGATTCGTGAAAATCAGAGAATCGAACTTTTAAATGAACAAACCAAAGCAATGCAATGCCAACACAGCGGTCATAGTTTTGGAGCCAATACACCAAAAAGCAAAATCACTCCGGAATTTGTTCGTTCGGAAGTAGCCTGCGGAAGAGCCATTATTCCTAACAATATCAACCATCCAGAAAGTGAACCCATGATAGTTGGGCGCAATTTTCTGGTAAAAATTAATGCCAATATTGGAAATAGCGCTGTAACTTCTAGCATTGAAGAAGAAGTTGAAAAAGCCGTTTGGGCTTGTCGTTGGGGAGCCGACACGATTATGGATTTATCAACTGGAAAAAACATTCATGAAACCAGAGAATGGATCATTAGAAATTCTCCTGTCCCAATCGGTACCGTCCCTATTTATCAGGCTTTAGAAAAAGTAAAAGGAATTGCCGAAGATCTAACTTGGGAGATTTTCCGAGATACTCTAATTGAACAAGCTGAACAAGGTGTTTCGTATTTTACGATTCATGCAGGGGTTTTACTTCGTTACATTCATTTAACCGCAAATCGCGTTACTGGAATCGTTTCTCGAGGCGGATCGATTATGGCAAAATGGTGTTTGTTTCATCATAAAGAAAATTTCTTGTACACCCATTTTGAGGAAATCTGCGAAATCATGAAACAGTATGATGTTGCTTTTTCTCTTGGAGACGGTTTACGTCCAGGTTCAATTGCTGACGCGAATGACGCTGCTCAATTTGCCGAATTAGAAACTTTAGGAGAATTAACTAAAATTGCCTGGAAACATGACGTTCAAGTTTTTATTGAAGGCCCAGGACATGTACCAATGCACATGATTAAAGAAAACATGGACAAACAATTAGAACATTGTCATGAAGCGCCATTTTATACTTTAGGCCCTTTAACCACAGATATTGCACCGGGTTACGACCATATCACTTCTGCAATTGGCGCCGCTATGATTGGCTGGTACGGCTGTGCGATGTTGTGTTATGTAACGCCAAAAGAACATCTCGGCTTACCGAATAAAAAAGATGTAAAAGACGGCGTAATCACCTATAAAATTTCTGCTCATGCTGCCGACTTGGCAAAAGGTCATCCGGGAGCGCAATATCGTGATAATGCATTGAGTAAAGCCCGTTTTGAATTTCGCTGGGAAGACCAATTTAATTTGGCTTTGGATCCTGATACTGCAAGAGAATTTCATGATGAAACGCTTCCTGCAGATGGTGCAAAAGTAGCGCATTTCTGTTCGATGTGCGGGCCTAAATTCTGTTCTATGAAAATATCTCAGGAAATCAGAGATGTCGCTGCCGCAGAAAAAGGAATGCAGGAGAAATCAGAGGAATTTATTGAGCAGGGGAAAGAGATTTATATTTAG
- a CDS encoding flavin reductase family protein, with product MISINPKEIPTAKLQGYLQSSIGPRPIAFASTISEKGIPNLSPFSFFNVFSANPPILVFSPSRRVRDNTIKHTLINAEATREVVINVVNFDLVQQTSLASTEYGDGVNEFIKAGLTQIPSDLVKPYRVKESPVQFECKVTQIIPLGEEGGAGNLILCEVVKIHIHESILDENGAIDQHKIDLVSRLGNNWYSRSNQGLFEVAKPLTTLGVGVDAIPDFVKESPVFDGNDLGKLGNIEALPTKEEVSIFVKENFAVKGVLSSDDQKKVHLEAKKYLDKGDVESAWKVLLAKK from the coding sequence ATGATCAGCATTAATCCAAAAGAGATACCAACGGCTAAATTACAAGGCTATCTGCAGAGTTCGATAGGGCCTAGACCAATTGCTTTTGCGAGTACAATCAGCGAAAAAGGAATTCCGAATTTGTCGCCGTTTAGCTTCTTCAATGTGTTTAGTGCCAATCCGCCGATTTTGGTTTTTTCGCCATCAAGACGCGTTCGAGATAATACCATAAAACATACTTTAATTAACGCCGAAGCAACTAGAGAAGTAGTAATTAATGTGGTAAATTTTGATTTAGTACAGCAGACTTCTCTGGCAAGTACAGAATATGGAGATGGAGTAAATGAATTTATAAAAGCCGGATTAACACAGATTCCTTCAGATTTAGTAAAACCGTATCGTGTAAAAGAATCTCCAGTTCAGTTTGAATGCAAGGTAACGCAAATTATTCCGTTAGGAGAAGAAGGTGGAGCAGGGAATTTGATTTTATGTGAAGTTGTGAAAATTCACATTCACGAATCAATTCTGGATGAAAACGGAGCAATCGATCAGCATAAAATTGATTTGGTTTCCCGATTAGGAAATAACTGGTACTCAAGATCGAATCAAGGACTGTTTGAAGTGGCAAAACCCTTGACAACACTGGGAGTAGGAGTAGATGCAATACCAGATTTTGTAAAAGAAAGTCCTGTTTTTGACGGGAATGATTTAGGTAAACTTGGAAACATCGAAGCCTTGCCTACAAAAGAAGAAGTTAGTATATTTGTGAAAGAAAATTTTGCTGTCAAAGGAGTTTTAAGCTCAGATGACCAGAAAAAAGTGCACTTAGAAGCTAAAAAGTATTTGGACAAAGGAGATGTAGAATCTGCTTGGAAAGTGCTTTTAGCCAAAAAATAA
- a CDS encoding hydroxymethylpyrimidine/phosphomethylpyrimidine kinase, which translates to MSENRPFVLTIAGLDPSGGAGILADIKTFEQHKVSGFAVMTANTIQTENEFHKIEWVNINFVIRSIEVLFESYKITAVKIGIVPSLSYLNRILSTIKLTSPHTKIVWDPVLKSTTEFDFLNIEDRSDLTKILSKIDLITPNYKEIEQLFPDFIKDNPWIENEISTAILLKGGHNLNEVGKDQLFLKNKIIDLFASEKDCTEKHGSGCVLSSAIASNLALNQTLEMACKNAKTYIEKYLSSTSTLIGYHNV; encoded by the coding sequence ATGTCAGAAAATCGTCCATTCGTACTTACAATCGCAGGTTTAGACCCGTCCGGTGGTGCTGGGATTTTGGCTGATATCAAAACATTTGAACAGCATAAAGTCAGCGGTTTTGCTGTTATGACAGCCAACACCATTCAGACCGAAAATGAGTTTCATAAAATAGAATGGGTTAATATCAATTTTGTAATTCGGTCTATTGAGGTTTTGTTTGAAAGCTATAAAATCACTGCTGTTAAAATCGGAATTGTGCCATCGCTTTCGTATTTAAACCGAATTCTTTCGACTATAAAATTAACTTCTCCACATACAAAAATTGTCTGGGATCCTGTTTTAAAGTCTACTACTGAATTTGATTTTTTAAACATTGAAGATCGTTCGGATTTGACTAAAATTTTATCAAAAATAGATTTGATTACTCCTAATTATAAAGAAATTGAACAATTATTTCCTGATTTTATAAAAGATAATCCTTGGATTGAAAACGAAATTTCAACAGCAATTCTGTTGAAAGGCGGTCATAATTTAAATGAAGTTGGAAAAGATCAATTGTTTTTAAAAAATAAAATCATCGACTTGTTTGCTTCGGAAAAAGATTGTACTGAAAAACATGGTTCAGGCTGTGTGCTTTCTTCAGCAATAGCTTCCAATTTAGCTTTAAATCAGACTTTAGAAATGGCTTGTAAAAATGCCAAAACCTATATCGAAAAATACCTGAGTTCAACATCAACCTTAATCGGATATCATAATGTATAG
- a CDS encoding thiamine phosphate synthase yields the protein MIVISNPFAVVNEIKTIHSLFEEGLSLLHIRKPDFSELEMAQFIHQIKLEFREQLVLHNHHKLAEDFGINRFHFSEKERKNNSIFPARFPKPCRYKCESISISTSTHSIEDFNSLEYDFDYAFLSPVFQSISKENYLPKTDLFEALKSRTNYKTKVIALGGITSENIQKTLENGFDDVVLLGTIWNNENPIKQFKLCQKIVHSYLQSQV from the coding sequence ATGATCGTTATCTCTAATCCTTTTGCTGTGGTAAACGAAATCAAGACAATTCATTCTTTGTTTGAGGAAGGATTGTCTCTGCTTCATATTCGGAAACCTGATTTTTCTGAATTGGAAATGGCACAGTTTATTCATCAGATAAAATTGGAATTTAGAGAGCAACTTGTCTTGCACAATCATCATAAACTGGCAGAAGATTTTGGAATTAACCGATTTCATTTTTCTGAAAAAGAAAGAAAAAATAATTCAATCTTTCCTGCAAGGTTTCCAAAACCTTGTAGGTATAAATGCGAATCAATTTCAATTTCAACATCAACACATTCAATCGAAGATTTTAATTCCTTAGAATATGATTTTGATTATGCATTTCTAAGTCCTGTTTTTCAAAGTATTTCAAAAGAAAATTATCTGCCAAAAACAGATCTTTTTGAAGCATTAAAATCAAGAACAAATTATAAAACAAAAGTGATTGCTTTAGGTGGAATTACTTCAGAAAACATTCAAAAAACACTTGAAAATGGTTTTGATGATGTGGTACTTTTAGGAACAATTTGGAACAATGAAAATCCTATAAAACAATTTAAATTATGTCAGAAAATCGTCCATTCGTACTTACAATCGCAGGTTTAG
- the thiH gene encoding 2-iminoacetate synthase ThiH, with amino-acid sequence MNTFKTIFEQYNWDEIQSRIYQTTSKDVERTLTKTKYNLDDFLILISPIAQNYLEEMAQKCHEITKKRFGKTIQMYAPLYLSNECQNICTYCGFSLDNKIKRKTLTDAEIKLEVEALKHTGFDHVLLVTGEANYTVNINYFLNAINLIRKEFSIISVEVQPLSTEDYESLHDAGVYSVLVYQETYHQEVYKKYHTKGKKSNFDYRLETPDRIGTAGIHKIGLGVLLGLEDWRTDSFFNALHLDYLQKKYWQTKYSVSFPRLRPAEGIIEPNFIMDDKDLTQLICAYRLWNEDLEISISTRENEKFRNNIIPIGVTSMSAGSKTNPGGYAVDPQSLEQFEISDERSADEISKIIKNKGYEPVWKDWDKVYS; translated from the coding sequence ATGAACACATTTAAAACTATTTTTGAACAATATAATTGGGATGAAATTCAATCCAGAATATACCAAACCACATCAAAAGATGTCGAACGAACTTTGACTAAAACCAAGTACAATCTCGATGATTTTTTAATTCTGATTTCTCCTATTGCACAAAATTATCTAGAAGAAATGGCACAGAAATGCCATGAAATTACAAAAAAACGTTTCGGGAAAACGATCCAAATGTATGCGCCGTTATATCTGAGCAACGAATGCCAAAATATTTGTACTTACTGCGGCTTTAGTTTAGATAATAAAATCAAACGTAAAACATTAACCGATGCAGAAATAAAACTCGAAGTCGAAGCGTTAAAACACACAGGTTTTGATCATGTTTTATTGGTTACTGGCGAAGCAAACTATACCGTAAACATTAATTATTTCCTGAATGCAATTAATTTAATTAGAAAAGAATTTTCAATTATTTCTGTTGAAGTGCAGCCACTTTCTACAGAAGATTACGAAAGTTTGCATGATGCTGGAGTTTACTCTGTTTTAGTTTATCAGGAAACGTATCATCAGGAAGTTTACAAAAAATATCACACGAAAGGCAAGAAATCAAATTTTGATTATAGATTAGAAACTCCAGACAGAATTGGAACTGCAGGAATTCACAAAATTGGTTTGGGTGTTTTATTAGGTTTAGAAGATTGGCGAACGGACAGTTTTTTTAACGCCTTGCATCTAGATTATCTTCAAAAGAAATATTGGCAGACGAAATATTCTGTTTCGTTTCCGCGTCTGCGACCTGCCGAGGGAATTATCGAGCCCAATTTCATTATGGACGACAAAGATTTGACACAATTAATATGCGCTTACAGATTGTGGAATGAAGATTTGGAAATTTCGATTTCAACAAGAGAAAACGAAAAATTCAGAAACAATATTATTCCAATTGGAGTTACAAGCATGAGTGCTGGTTCTAAAACAAACCCAGGTGGTTATGCGGTTGATCCGCAGTCTTTGGAACAATTCGAAATCAGCGATGAACGTTCGGCAGATGAAATCTCAAAAATCATAAAAAACAAAGGTTACGAACCAGTTTGGAAAGATTGGGACAAGGTTTATAGTTGA